Proteins from one Oscillatoria nigro-viridis PCC 7112 genomic window:
- a CDS encoding cobalt-precorrin-6A reductase, with protein sequence MKKRLLILGGTGDAAELAARASQIAEIEVVSSLAGRTQQPFTPKTGTVRIGGFGGAAGLAAFLVDRPIDLLIDATHPFAARISANAAVAAAECNVPYLMLVRPAWERVEGDRWIEVAGHSEAARALLGQSRRVFLTIGRQELAAFAGLDAIWFLMRAIDPPALNTPIPNGKLLLARGPFSLEEERQLLLEYQIDTIVSKNSGGGATYAKIVAARELGIPVVMVQRPPIADVEQVADVEGAIAWLVKQL encoded by the coding sequence ATGAAAAAACGGTTGCTAATTTTGGGGGGGACGGGGGATGCTGCTGAACTGGCGGCAAGAGCGTCTCAAATCGCTGAAATTGAGGTGGTATCTTCGCTAGCAGGGCGCACTCAACAGCCTTTTACCCCAAAAACGGGTACGGTGCGAATTGGGGGGTTTGGTGGGGCGGCTGGGCTGGCAGCTTTTTTGGTCGATCGCCCGATCGACTTGTTGATTGATGCTACTCATCCGTTTGCGGCTCGGATTTCTGCTAATGCTGCTGTTGCTGCTGCGGAATGCAATGTGCCCTATTTGATGCTGGTGCGTCCCGCTTGGGAGAGGGTGGAGGGCGATCGCTGGATTGAAGTTGCGGGCCACTCGGAGGCTGCAAGGGCTTTATTAGGGCAGTCTCGGCGGGTGTTTCTGACGATTGGCAGGCAGGAATTGGCTGCTTTTGCGGGTTTGGATGCTATTTGGTTTTTGATGCGGGCGATCGATCCTCCGGCACTAAATACTCCTATTCCTAACGGTAAGTTGTTATTAGCAAGGGGGCCTTTTTCTTTGGAAGAGGAGCGCCAATTACTATTAGAATATCAGATCGATACTATTGTTAGCAAAAACAGCGGCGGCGGTGCTACTTATGCGAAAATTGTGGCGGCTAGGGAACTGGGAATTCCGGTGGTGATGGTGCAGCGGCCGCCGATTGCCGATGTTGAGCAGGTTGCTGATGTTGAAGGGGCGATCGCTTGGTTAGTTAAGCAGTTATGA